The sequence TTTCGACAAGGACGGAACCCTTTTAGGTTATGACGCCAGCTGGGGACCGGTGAACCGCGAACTTGCGGCGATCGCGGCCAAAGGCGACGCGGCGCTTGCCGACCGGCTTCTCATCGCCTGCGGCATGGACCCCGTCACTGGCCATGTGGTGCCCGACAGCCTGCTGGCCGCCGGCAATACGGCGGAAATCGCCGCCGGTCTGGTCGCTGCCGGCTCGCCCTGTAATGTCGGCGAACTGACGGCGCGCCTCGACCGGCTCTTCACCGAGGCCGCCGATAAATCCGTGCCCGTCACCGATCTCAAGGCGTTTTTCGCACGGCTGAAGGCGCGCGGCTACAAGCTCGGCATCGCCTCCAGCGACAATGAAAATTCCATTCGCCAGACGGCCATCCGCTTCGGTTTCGAGAGCGATGTCGATTTCGTCGCGGGTTATGACAGCGGTTACGGCACCAAGCCGCAGCCCGGCATGGTTCTCGGTTTCTGCCAAGCAATCGGGTTTCCGCCGGAACGTGTGGCTGTTGTCGGCGACAATAACCACGATCTGCATATGGCGAGGAACGCGGGTGCGGGGTTGCGTATCGCCGTTCTGACGGGAACCGGTTCCCGCGAAAGCCTCGGTGCGGATGCGGATTATTGTTTTGACGATATTACCGCGCTTGAAGCCCTGCTGCCGGAACGGGTTGTTTGAAGCGGTAAGCGCGCGGCTTTCCGCGCGCCTTTCATTGTCGCGGCACTCTCTATGTCCCGTCATACCGGCCCTGAGCCGGTATCCAGCCGACGGGCGTCTGCCCGACGAAAGAACTTTTCTCAGCCCAAGGACTTGGTCTGGTTCGAGGCCGGTATGACGATAGAATGGATATCGCGGCGCTCAGTTTGAAGCTCCGTGTTGAAGCACGGCAGCCCGTGCCGGACCGATGCGTGAAACCCGTCTATTCCGATTTTGCAATTTACGGTTTTTTCTGGCAAACAACCCCTGACGTATAACATCCGAACGAATGCCGTGGGTGACGCGGCCGGGAGCGGAAATAGATGGTTTCTGAGGCGCCGCCCTTCTGGTGGCAGAAAGCGGGCTGGCAGGCATGGCTCCTGTCGCCTTTCTCGCTTCTCTACGGCAAGGTCGCCGGACGGCGGATGCGAACGGCGAAACGGGCAAGCGTTGCCGTCCCCGTGATCTGCATCGGCAATTTCACGGTCGGCGGTGCAGGCAAGACACCGACCGCGATAACAATCGCCCGGGCCGCCGTTGCCAGGGGAATGAAACCCGGTTTCCTCAGCCGCGGTTATGGCGGCACGCTTGATGTCACCACCCTTGTCGATCCACAGCACCACCGCTCCGCCGATGTCGGCGATGAGCCGCTGCTTCTGGCGCGTGAGGCGGTGACGGTGATTTCACGCCGGCGCGTGGAAGGCGCGCACCGGCTGGTGAAGGAGGGCGTCGATCTCATCATCATGGATGACGGTTTCCAGAGCGCGCGCCTGACGCTCGATTATGCGCTTGTCGTCATCGATACGGTACGCGGCATCGGCAATGGCCATCTCGTGCCAGGTGGCCCCGTCAGGGCGCCGCTGGCCGAGCAGATGCGGCAGATGACCGGTCTTTTGAAGGTCGGCAACGGCCATGCCGCCGATCCGCTTGTGAGACAGGCGGCAAAGGCCGCCAAACCCGTCTTCGTGGCGGCGATCACGCCACAGGAGCCGCAGGATTTCAGGGGAAGGCGCGTGCTGGCCTATGCCGGTATCGCCGATCCGGCCAAGTTTTTCAGAACCGTCGAGGCGCTTGGCGGCGATATCGTGCTGCAACGCTCTTTCCCGGATCATCACCACTTCAGCGACGATGAGATCGCCGATCTTCTGCAGGATGCAGGCAGGCAGAACTTGCAGCTGGTGACGACCGCCAAGGACGCCGTGCGGCTTAACGGGCACCACGGCCGGGCGGAAGAATTACTGTGGAACAGCCTGGTGATCGAGATCGACATGGTGTTCGACGACCCCAACGCGGCCGCGACGATCATCGATGCCGCAATCCAGCATTGCCGCGCCCGCCTGCTGCGGGAAAATGCCCGGTCGTCATTTTAGAGGTTGTCGGCAAGGTCCGGAAACCTCTCCTCCGTCATGCTCGGGCCTGTCCCGAGCATCTGCAACCTATCGATTTATGAGACATCAGCAGATCCTCGGCACAAGGCCGAGGATGACGTCGAGTGAGGGTGTCAGCCGCCTCTGCAACGGCTCCTGAGAAAGCCGCTTAACATTGAAACGCGTCAGTACGCCGCTTCCCAACTCACGCCGGCAAATTGCCAGCCTTCTGCTCGGCCTCGAGCGAAGCCGCCGCATCCAAATAGGCTTCCTGTCGCGCCACGCTCCAGTAGCGTAATTCATCGAGCGGAACGGCCTTGCCGGTGATGGCGCAGATGACATGCGAGCCGGTCTGGACGATGCGGAAGTCACCGTCGAGATATTCGATGACGGCGAGGCGGTTGCCGCCTCCTTCAAATCTGTTCATCCGTTTTCGTCTCCTGCTCTGTCCTGTCAGGGCACCCAGTCCGAAACGGCGTAGCGTTCTCCTGAACAATCCGGATGCTCCAGTGTCCTGAATTTATATAGTCCGGCGCGGCGCAAGGCCAGCCCCGCCCGCCTGCCATTTAATGAATGGCGTCAGCTTCGGCCGAAGAGCCGTTCTATATCGGAAAGTTTCAGTTCGATATAGGTCGGACGACCATGATTGCACTGTCCCGAGCCCGGCGTGTTTTCCATTTGCCGCAAAAGCGCGTTCATTTCTTCCGGCCGCATGCGCCGGCCGGAGCGCACGGAACCGTGGCAGGCCATGGTGGCGGCGACATATTCCAGCTTGTTGGCCAGCGTGGAGGCCGCATCCCATTCGGCGATCTCGTCGGCAAGCTGGCGCACCAGCCCCTGCACATTGACCTCGCCCAGCATGGCCGGTGTTTCCCGGACGGCGACCGCGCCCGGACCGAAACGCTCGATGACGAGGCCCAGCGCATCGAAACCGGCGGCATGATCCATCAGCCGGTCGCAATCCTCTTCCGGCAGATCGATGATCTCAGGAATGAGCAGCACCTGCGAAGGCGGCCGCCTGGAATGCAGCGCATTGCGCATTTCCTCGAACACCAGCCGCTCATGCGCGGCATGCTGGTCGACGATGACGAGGCCGTTTTCCGTCTGCGCGATGATGTAGTTCTCATGCAGCTGCGCCCTTGCGGCTCCGAGCGGGTAGAGCACCGGTTCGGGCGAGGGGCTGGCGGCGGCTTCGTAAACCTCACGCGGTTCGGCCCGCGCTGTCGGCATGGTGATGTCGGAAAAGCGCGATTGCACGGCTTCCGCAAATTGCGTCCCACCGGAAACGGTAAGCGGCCGCGAAGGCGAGGTGGCGGCAGACCAGGGTGCGGCTGCCATGGAAGGGGAGGGCCGCAGGCCGGACGGGCTGTAGCCGGGGCGGAAGGCGTTCATCATCTGGCTGGCGCCCGTTGTCGCAGCCCTGTCGCCGTCGCGCGTCAGCGCCTGCCGGATCGCACCGACGATCAGCCCGCGAATGAGGCCGGGGTCTCGAAAACGCACGTCGGATTTCGCCGGATGCACGTTCACATCCACAAAGGCGGGGTCGAGCGTGATGGACAGCACCGCGACCGGATATCGTCCATGCGGCACGGTTTCGGCATAGGCGCCGCGAATAGCGGATAAAAGCAGCTTGTCCTGCACCGGGCGGCCGTTGACGAAGACATATTGATGCGCCGAGTTGCCGCGGTTGAAGGTCGGCACCCCAGCGAAACCGGTCAGCGTCACATCCTCGCGTCCGGCATCGATCTCGATGGCGTTGTCCTTGAATTCCGCGCCGAGGATTTGCGCCATGCGGGCGAGATGATCGTCGCCCGTGGAGGGGATTTCGAGCGTCGAACGGTCCGTGCCTGACAGCACGAAGCGGATATGCGGAAAGGCGATCGCCATGCGCTTGACGACCTCGGTGATCGCGGCCGCCTCGGCGCGTTCCGTCTTCAGGAATTTCAGCCGTGCTGGCGTGGCGAAGAACAGGTCGCGCACCTCGACGATGGTGCCGGCATTCGAGGCGGCGGGCCGCACATCGGACACCTTGCCGCCGGTGACGGAAATCACCGAACCCTGTTCCGCGCCCTGTTGGCGGCTGGTAATCGTCAACTTGGCGACGGAGCCGATGGAGGGCAGCGCCTCGCCGCGAAACCCGAGCGTGCGGATATCATCCAGCGTATCGGAAATTTTCGAGGTGCAGTGACGCCTGACCGCAAGCTCCAGATCGGCAGGCGACATGCCGGAGCCGTTGTCGGTAATCCGCACCAGCCCCTTGCCGCCACCCGCAGTGGCGATCTCGATACGGGTCGCGCCCGCGTCGATGGCGTTTTCCACCAGTTCCTTCGTGGCGCTGGACGGTCTTTCGATGACCTCGCCGGCGGCGATCTGGTTGATGAGGGTTTCTGAAAGCTGCTTGATGGCCATGATCGTCATTTTCGCGGATTCGCGGCTGCTTCGAAAGTAAAAAACCCGGGCTGCGGAAATTTGCACATGTTTTGCGGGTTTCCGGGCATTTGATCATTTCCGTCAACACCCGGGTAAGCGTTAATCCGCCTTTAATCGGCCTTGATTATGGTGGGGCGGCTTGAAATGACCGCAGGAAAGAGGCCCCCTTTTCGGGTGGTGTGTGACGTCGATTATGGGTGAACGTCATCTTCTCCTCAAGACTGCTTCAAGTGGCGAACCCTGATGTCTCTTTTTCGGAATTTGTCGTTTCATCCCGGCATCTGCCCTGAACGATTCCATTAGAAACATAAGCCTGACCCATTAAAACAGGCGGGAGTTTGCAGTTGAGTGATTTGGCGTCCTCTGGCGCGGGCGTTCATACGGTGATGCTTGATGCCCTTTGCGACGCGCTTGGCGCGGCGATCGTCGTTTACGACCGTAACGATCACATTATTTTCGCAAGCCGGAAACTCATGAGTTTTTTCCCGCTGGAAGAGGCCGTTGTCGGCCCCGGTGCGCGGCTGCGCGATTATCTGAGCGCGCTCTATGATTGCTACCTGCTCGAGACGGAAAGCCTTGCCGCCAATGCCCGTCAGCTTGGGCGGGACGAATGGATCGGCGAGCGGCTGGCGCTGCACTGGAAGGAAAGATCGGAAAAGACCGAACGCCTGAAGGGAGAGCGCTTCCTGCGCTTCGTCATGAACCGCCTGCCTTCCGGGCTAGGCATCAGTGTCGTCGCCGATATTTCCGAACAGAAGAAAAGGGAAGAACAGTGGCGCATCGACCTTGAACGGGTGCAGCTGATCGAGGACATCCTCGACAATCTGCCGTTTCCCGTCTTCGTCAAGGACAGGAACATGGCCTATGCGGCCGTGAACAAATCCGCCTGCGCCATGGTCGAAACCAGTGCGGAGAGCATTCTCGGCAAGACGGTGTTCGATCTGCATTCGCGCAAGGTCGCCGCGCAGATCGACGCGGCCGACCGCATGGTGATGGACAGCGGCACATCGAGCCTCATTCCCGAAAGGGTGAGACGCCTCAACGGCGAGGAAGTGCTGACGATTACCCGCAAGCAGCGTGTGGGCCGTCCGGGCCGGCATTTTCTGGTGACGACGATGGAGGATGTCACGGCACTTGCCACCGTCGATGCGAGCGGCAGGCCTGTCATTCCCTCGCTTGAACATGTTGCCTTCGTCGCCTCGACCTATGGCAAGGGCGACGAGGGCGATCCGGCAAAAGACCTGCTGAAAAGCAAGGCGGTCCTCATCGTGTCCGAAAGCGGACGTTTTGCCGAAGCCGCCGGCCGCCGGCTCGCCGCCGGCGGCATGGATCATGCGGCGGCGACGAGCGAGCAGGAGCAGCGGGCATTCATCGATATCGCCGCTTCCGCCGGCGTGAATATCGACGTCGTCGTCGTTGATGCCCAGATGAGCGTCACATGTCTCGATATCGCCGCTGCGCATGGTCTGCCGGTCGTTACCATCGAGGAAGGGGAGATCGACGCCTCCCTGCTGCATTATGTCGCCGTTGGCCTCAGGTCGTCGCCAGGCGAGAAATCGCCGGAGGAAGACTGGGAGATCATGACGGAAGACCTGCCCGACATCCTCAAGACGGGTGGCGTCTGCGAGATACTTCTCGTTGAGGATAACCGGGTCAACCAGATCGTCTTTTCGCAGATACTGGAAGGGTTGGGGCTTTCCTGGCGGCTTGCCACGACGGGTGAGGAAGCCTTGCGTCTTTTCAAGGAACAGGCGCCCTCCGTTGTTCTGCTCGACACGACGCTTGCCGATATCGATGGTTTCGAGGTCGCCCGCCGTATGCGCGAACTGGCTGGCGAGCACCATATCCCCATCGTCGGCGTCATCACCCACGCCTTCGAGGGCGATCTGGACAAATGCCTCGCGTCCGGCATGAATGACATGTTGCTGAAACCCGTCAGTCCCGACATGGTCGAGGCGGTTTTCCTGCGGCTTTTCGGCAAGGATGCCCTTAGGCTTCAGGCCTGATACCTGCCGCCGCCTGGTTGCGGCGGTGAAGGGAAAATACAATTCCTTGCCGCGCCGGGGTCATTTTGCGCGCGCCGTGTACTTTCGGGAAATGCCGCCGCATTTTGGTCCGCGGCTCTATGGTTTTTTTAATACTTGCCCTGCATTGTGAGCGCGGTCGACACAGGATTCACGAGATGCAGGAATGAAACGGGCAGAGCCGCAATCGTTGCAGGTCAGCCAGAACGAATTGCAGGCCATGGCCTACAGCGATCCGCTGACGGGGCTCGGCAACCGTTACCGTCTGCGGGACAAGATTCGCATGCTGGCCAGCGAACGTTCCAGCGACCCGGCGCCCTTCACGGTCGGCATTGCCAATATAGACGGCTTCAAACCCATCAATGATCTTTTCGGCGTTCAGGCGGGCGATGAAATCCTGTGTCAGGTTGCGCACCGGCTGAAGGCCTGCATTCCCGATGGCGCCGTCGTGACACGTCATGACGGAGACGAATTCGCCTTCGTCCTGCCTTTGGTGTTCGAACGCACCGGCGCGGAGCGCGTCGGCAACATGATCAAGGACGTGCTTTCCGCCCCTTACGATCTTGGTGACCGCAACGTCCGGCTCTCCTCTTCCTTCGGTTTTGCCATCTATCCCTTTGCCGGCGATGATTTCGAGGATCTGCTGAAAAGCGCCGAGACGGCGCTTTATCGCTCAAAACGGCGCGGTCGTGGCCAGATAACGGTCTATTCGCGTGAGATCGCCCAGGAAATGAAGCGCGCCACGCAGCTGGAGCAGGCGCTCAGAAACGCCATCATCACCGACGCGATCGACGTGCATTTCCAGCCCATCGTCCGGCTGGAAGAGGCGAAGGTCATCGGTTTCGAGGCGCTGGCCCGCTGGAACGATCCCGATCTCGGTTTTGTTTCACCCGCCGTTTTCGTGCCGCTTGCCGAAGAACGCGGTTTCATCGACGCGTTGTCGGAAGCTTTGCTCCGAAAGGCGGCGGAAGCGGCCCTGTTCTGGCCGCGTGAACTCTTCCTGTCCTTCAACCTGTCGTCAGCGCAATTGATGGACCCCAGCACGGCGGACAATATTCTCTCCATCCTTTCCCGCGTCGGCCTCGACCCGCACCGGCTGGAACTGGAGATCACCGAAACGGCCGTCATGACTTCAGCCGATACCGCGCAACGCATCATCAGCGAATTGCAGAGCGCCGGCGTTCGCATTTCCCTTGACGATTTCGGCACGGGCCAGTCGAGCCTCGGCCGCCTGCGCGACTTCACCTTCGACAAGGTGAAGATCGATCGCGCCTTCGTCTCGCGCATCAGCAGCGACCGTCCCTCGGAACATATCATCAAGGCCATCGTCGCCATGTGCGACGGTCTCGATCTCGAAGTCGTGGCCGAAGGGATCGAGGAACGGGTGGAAGAGGAAAAGCTGCGCGCGCTTGGCTGCGCCATGGGGCAGGGTTATTTCTACGGCCGGCCGGCCGATGCCGCCGCGACCCAGCGGTATCTGCACGAGAACTATCGCGAGATATTGTCGGATATTTCCTGAGACGGTGCGGCCTCGCAGCGACGCTTGGCGGCGCAGTATCCCAGACAGGCTTGTATGCGCCGGCGTATCCCCACAACCCTCATTCCGCTGACATGCAAAGGAATGAGGGAAGTCGTTTCGGGGATACCGACTGGACGGCGCTCCGCATTTTGTTGCGGGCGGCCCGCGCCTCGCTTCACAACCGGTAAAGCGGCTCGAACCGGCCCTTGACCTCTATGCCGAGATCGAAAGTCAGGCCATGCTGCGGATTGGCGGCAATGGCGTCATCATCGAGATGTTCGCGCGCCGAGGTGACCAGAAGGCGCGATGCGTCCGGGCCGATGAAGGCCGGGCAGGTTGTCTGTCCGCCGGGCACCTCATATCGGGCTATATGGTTGCCGTCCGCGTCGTAGCGATCGACCGCACCCACGCCCCAGCGGGCGTTCCAGATATGTCCTTCGGCATCGCAGACCGACCCGTCAATGCCGCCTTTGATACCGGTGGAATCGATGAGGACTTCAGCCCTGCCGGAGGGAAGGCCGGTCCCGGCATCGAGCGGCACCCGCATCAGCTTGTTCACCTTGGTATCGACGTAATATCCCGTCGCGCCATCGGGCGAAAAGCAGATCGAATTCGGAAT comes from Rhizobium rhizogenes and encodes:
- a CDS encoding DUF2093 domain-containing protein, encoding MNRFEGGGNRLAVIEYLDGDFRIVQTGSHVICAITGKAVPLDELRYWSVARQEAYLDAAASLEAEQKAGNLPA
- a CDS encoding response regulator; amino-acid sequence: MLDALCDALGAAIVVYDRNDHIIFASRKLMSFFPLEEAVVGPGARLRDYLSALYDCYLLETESLAANARQLGRDEWIGERLALHWKERSEKTERLKGERFLRFVMNRLPSGLGISVVADISEQKKREEQWRIDLERVQLIEDILDNLPFPVFVKDRNMAYAAVNKSACAMVETSAESILGKTVFDLHSRKVAAQIDAADRMVMDSGTSSLIPERVRRLNGEEVLTITRKQRVGRPGRHFLVTTMEDVTALATVDASGRPVIPSLEHVAFVASTYGKGDEGDPAKDLLKSKAVLIVSESGRFAEAAGRRLAAGGMDHAAATSEQEQRAFIDIAASAGVNIDVVVVDAQMSVTCLDIAAAHGLPVVTIEEGEIDASLLHYVAVGLRSSPGEKSPEEDWEIMTEDLPDILKTGGVCEILLVEDNRVNQIVFSQILEGLGLSWRLATTGEEALRLFKEQAPSVVLLDTTLADIDGFEVARRMRELAGEHHIPIVGVITHAFEGDLDKCLASGMNDMLLKPVSPDMVEAVFLRLFGKDALRLQA
- the lpxK gene encoding tetraacyldisaccharide 4'-kinase, translating into MVSEAPPFWWQKAGWQAWLLSPFSLLYGKVAGRRMRTAKRASVAVPVICIGNFTVGGAGKTPTAITIARAAVARGMKPGFLSRGYGGTLDVTTLVDPQHHRSADVGDEPLLLAREAVTVISRRRVEGAHRLVKEGVDLIIMDDGFQSARLTLDYALVVIDTVRGIGNGHLVPGGPVRAPLAEQMRQMTGLLKVGNGHAADPLVRQAAKAAKPVFVAAITPQEPQDFRGRRVLAYAGIADPAKFFRTVEALGGDIVLQRSFPDHHHFSDDEIADLLQDAGRQNLQLVTTAKDAVRLNGHHGRAEELLWNSLVIEIDMVFDDPNAAATIIDAAIQHCRARLLRENARSSF
- the mutL gene encoding DNA mismatch repair endonuclease MutL, with amino-acid sequence MAIKQLSETLINQIAAGEVIERPSSATKELVENAIDAGATRIEIATAGGGKGLVRITDNGSGMSPADLELAVRRHCTSKISDTLDDIRTLGFRGEALPSIGSVAKLTITSRQQGAEQGSVISVTGGKVSDVRPAASNAGTIVEVRDLFFATPARLKFLKTERAEAAAITEVVKRMAIAFPHIRFVLSGTDRSTLEIPSTGDDHLARMAQILGAEFKDNAIEIDAGREDVTLTGFAGVPTFNRGNSAHQYVFVNGRPVQDKLLLSAIRGAYAETVPHGRYPVAVLSITLDPAFVDVNVHPAKSDVRFRDPGLIRGLIVGAIRQALTRDGDRAATTGASQMMNAFRPGYSPSGLRPSPSMAAAPWSAATSPSRPLTVSGGTQFAEAVQSRFSDITMPTARAEPREVYEAAASPSPEPVLYPLGAARAQLHENYIIAQTENGLVIVDQHAAHERLVFEEMRNALHSRRPPSQVLLIPEIIDLPEEDCDRLMDHAAGFDALGLVIERFGPGAVAVRETPAMLGEVNVQGLVRQLADEIAEWDAASTLANKLEYVAATMACHGSVRSGRRMRPEEMNALLRQMENTPGSGQCNHGRPTYIELKLSDIERLFGRS
- a CDS encoding HAD family hydrolase, with the translated sequence MVADIELDAPPSIAAVLFDKDGTLLGYDASWGPVNRELAAIAAKGDAALADRLLIACGMDPVTGHVVPDSLLAAGNTAEIAAGLVAAGSPCNVGELTARLDRLFTEAADKSVPVTDLKAFFARLKARGYKLGIASSDNENSIRQTAIRFGFESDVDFVAGYDSGYGTKPQPGMVLGFCQAIGFPPERVAVVGDNNHDLHMARNAGAGLRIAVLTGTGSRESLGADADYCFDDITALEALLPERVV
- a CDS encoding bifunctional diguanylate cyclase/phosphodiesterase, producing the protein MKRAEPQSLQVSQNELQAMAYSDPLTGLGNRYRLRDKIRMLASERSSDPAPFTVGIANIDGFKPINDLFGVQAGDEILCQVAHRLKACIPDGAVVTRHDGDEFAFVLPLVFERTGAERVGNMIKDVLSAPYDLGDRNVRLSSSFGFAIYPFAGDDFEDLLKSAETALYRSKRRGRGQITVYSREIAQEMKRATQLEQALRNAIITDAIDVHFQPIVRLEEAKVIGFEALARWNDPDLGFVSPAVFVPLAEERGFIDALSEALLRKAAEAALFWPRELFLSFNLSSAQLMDPSTADNILSILSRVGLDPHRLELEITETAVMTSADTAQRIISELQSAGVRISLDDFGTGQSSLGRLRDFTFDKVKIDRAFVSRISSDRPSEHIIKAIVAMCDGLDLEVVAEGIEERVEEEKLRALGCAMGQGYFYGRPADAAATQRYLHENYREILSDIS
- a CDS encoding SMP-30/gluconolactonase/LRE family protein, whose translation is MVTVFPFAGRVLDETPMTLGEGPTFDPAAGTAWWFNIIERELHELHIASGRKAVHALPFMGSALAKISDSKQLIASDDGLFLRDAATGVLTLYAELEKDLPGNRSNDGRMHPSGALWIGTMGRKAEIGAGSIYHVSKGAVTKLFADISIPNSICFSPDGATGYYVDTKVNKLMRVPLDAGTGLPSGRAEVLIDSTGIKGGIDGSVCDAEGHIWNARWGVGAVDRYDADGNHIARYEVPGGQTTCPAFIGPDASRLLVTSAREHLDDDAIAANPQHGLTFDLGIEVKGRFEPLYRL